CTCGGTGGCTAGCTGCAGCGCGAATTACACAAGTGGAACGAAAAGGCCTTCGAGCAATACGGACACTGCTTCTAGTCCGCCAAAGAAGAATAAGAACGCAATGGTTAGGTGCATGAAGGGTTTGCTTGATCGATTAGATTCTGGCAGTAGCAAAGACGTAGATACAGCTACGCAGATTCAAGAAATAATTGagacaaaaagaaaggagcagcaAGCTGCAGATTTCAAGGAGATAGACCTGTGTTTGGCACTGGCAAAGGAATGTGGGGCTACTGAGGAGACAGACGAGTTCTTCGTAGCTTCCCAACTGTTTGCAAGCTGCAAATTTCAAAGACATGTTTTCCTAGGACTGTCTTCAAATGCAGGAAGGATGGCTTGGTTGAAGAAGCACTGCAAGGGCTGGACTTTTTAAGGACTTTAGTTTATGTCATAGGACTGGCTTTTCTATTTGTGTATCATGAAGTTAAGTCTATGAACTGTTAGTTATATTTGGTTTGTGAACTGTTATGTACGGCTGTGATGCATaaactttgtgatgcatgaatctTGTTGTGGTTGTGCTGCATGATTTTGCATGATTTGTGGAGGTTGTGCATGAATCATTTGCATCTTAGTTGTCTTGTGAATAATTTCGAAGAAGTTGTGTTGTGACCTGGTAACAAAAGGTTTGTTGTCAACTACTTGATTTTACTGGGTTACAGAGGTACTCATTTGAAAGATTTTGTTCAAATGTTTATTACTTTCTTTCATGATAGATTATTAAACATCAGTATATTAAATGTTTGTAGGATGAAGAAGCACAGGACGCACAAGACGCACAATGGATTACACAGTACATATTGAAGTGTCGAAAATGGAGAATGACTAtttgtattgctgctgcagctatgGGTATGTACTATCTTGACAAATATTGGAACAAAGCAGATTACAGAATACCTACTGAGTCTGGTTACCAATGGGTGATGAGATCATTGGGCAATAGGACTTACTGCTATCAAAATTATAGAATGCATAGGAATGTGTTTGATCTTTTGCATAATGTCCTAGTTGAGTCCTATGGTTTGACTTCAACTAGAAGAATGTCATCAGTTGAGACCTTAGCATTCTTTCTGTGGATGTGTGGAACTCCCCAAGGCATGAGGCAGGCAGAGGACAGACTATTTAGGTCCAAGGAAACCTTGAGTAGGAAGTTTGAGAAAGTTTTGAATTGTCTTAACAAACTAGCTGTTGACAACATAAGGCCTTTAGATCCTGAGTTCACTACAATTCACCCTAGGCTGCAGTCACGAAGATTCTCTCATTACTTTGATAATTGCATAGGTGCTATAGATGGCACTCATATACCAGTTGTAGTTCCAGCAAATCAGGTTGTGCAACATACTGGTAGGAAGGGGTACACTAGTCAAAATGTGTTGGCAATCTGTGACTTCAACATGAGATTCACTTTCGTCGTCGCGGGTTGGCATGGATCTGTACATGATATGAGAGTCTTTAAAGATGCAGTTGACAAATATGGCAACAAGTTTCCCCATCCACCCCAGGTAAATGGTACATTTCATTTGTTTGAATGCCCAGTTGTACATGAAATGCGTGACAATGAATGTGTTTGTTTGCAGGCAAGTTTTATCTTGTGGATTCGGGATATCCCAACAGGCAGGGTTATCTGGCGCCGTATAGAGGTACAAAGTACCATCTTCCTGAGTTTCAGCAAGGTCCTATGCCAAGAGGTAAAAAAGAGGTTTTCAATTTTGCACACTCTTCGCTTAGGAATGTGATCGAAAGAAGCTTTGGAGTCTTGAAGAATAAGTGGCGGATTTTATTACATTTACCTAGTTATCCTATGCCTAAACAAAGCAAGATTATAATTGCGTGCATGGCACTTCATAATTTTATTAGAGAAAATTCAACGACAGATGATGATTTTGATttatgtgatgatgatgagaaCTATGTTCCCATTACCTCTGAAGGACCATCTACGCAGGGAACAAATGAGTTGACAACCACAACAGTTGATGAAGACATAAATATGAACCATTTTAGAGATTCGATAGCTGATGGGTTGTTTGCTAGACAATAGTTTTTTCTttaagttgttgtaagagaaATAGTTTGTTTGCTGTGCTCGACAATTGGATCTGTTCCAGGCAATTGTTTGTTCCCATTAGATTGTGATGAGAAATCAGTTTGCGTTGTAATACAAACTTTGATTGTTGAGAAAACAATTTGAAATAATATAAAACTGTTTTTTTGAACAGATATGGAAGAATGGGTATGTTGGTCTTTTTGTACAGCATTAATTGCTTCACTATGTGTTTTAGCTAGAGTATCCAAACATGGTGGACTAAATTTTAGCCTGTGAACTTTAGCCCTTTGGTTTTAGCTCAGGGTAACCAAACAGGCCCTCAGAGCACAGTACCAGTGATGATGACCATCAATCAGTTGGAACCGGCAGTTGTTTCCCTGATGATGTTATGTCTGCATGTGAGTATGGGCAGGAGACTGAGGACGCCTATGGCTCTGGTTTGTTTCAGAACGTCCATGAGCTGGAGCTGCGAGCATATCGATCAACCGTCAGAGCTCTCCATGCTGCAGGACCCCTGACGTGGGAGCAAGAGTCGCTCCTGACGAACCTGCGCCTCTCGCTCAACATCTCGAACGAGGAGCACTTGCTTCAGTTGAGGCATCTCCTAGCTCTTTGAATTTTTTTCAAAAATCAATATGTTTTTTAACACCTGTGGATTACCTCCAACTCGCAGAGATCACCGCAGGCTTGTAGCGTGCGTAACTCGAGGGTGTAACTCGAGGGTGTTGTATATAGAGAAGAGTCCAGAGAAATTCACCTGTAGCTGTTGTACTTAGCCAGAACTTTGTTGCTAGGAGTAAGTCTTGCATTTTTTTAGTGTTTTTACAATTTCGAGGAAATGTAAAGCTTCGAAATATTAGTCATACTGATAATCAAGGTGGGATATCAGTTCCTTTAAATGAAGCTGGAGTATCAATTATAGTTACTGATTTCGCTCATTGTATCTTTTCTTTGGTGCTCCCTCGGTCCCAAAATATAATTTCTTTTAGATTAATcacatattcattaagttacatATGTCTATATTCATTATCATTTGAATGAATTTGGACAGAAAAGAGTGGACTAGAATGAACTATATTTTGAGACGGAGGAGTACCGTTCTGCACGTTGTGGCTGGAATGGTTCACCATTGACAAGTTCTGCTTCAGACATATCTTTACTAGTTTTGCATTGGTGCTGCTGGTGATGTTTAAACCTCATGCTGTGAACGCACAGATTCTGGGCAGTGGATGAATACcactttagggcttgttcggtttgaAGGGGTTtaagggggattggaggggattcaaTCCTCTTCTATATAAATTTGTATAGAAGGGGAttgaatcccctccaatcccccttaATTCACTCCTAACCGAACAGGGCCTTATGAGGAAGAGGTCGCTGAAAGAGACAGTGTACTAAGTCTGATAACCAGACGCTTGGGTCCTTTTCTCTCACGTCAAGCCATCTTAAATAGTAAGGGCTCTTTTTGAACGCAGGAATTTCACAGAAATTTAGTAATTTGAAAAAATGTTAAAAACACACGAAAACATATGATTGAGAAAATTATCCTTTGATCCAAATAAGTCCTAAATGTCTGTTGCTGCCTTTGTGGCTACATCACCCAgaggtagagatggcaatgggtacccgaaacccgaatacccGACGGGTTTTACCTGATATGAAGGCAGGTACGggatgatttctctacccgcgggtatgttaatgggtaaaaacctctacccgttgggtagacgggtacgggtatgggttggtactacccatacccgtctacccGTGGGTAAAATATACTCGCATCAATAGCACTATAAACATCTAATAGAGTCCAACTTAGCTAGAATAAAACCCTTCTCTAGTTATCATTTATCTAgataccaagttatgtaatcatatgatttgttatataTGAAATTGAAGTTGTATttatatgtttatttaatattttgagtgattggtatattggaatttaattcttTCCTAGAGGATACGGGTTACCCGACGGGTAAAAATACCtgcgcgggtacgggtatgggtaagattttatacccgtgagtatatatgggtaacccgacgAGTAGAATTGTTTttgatgggtacgggtatggaatggtactacccgacgggtatgtacccgttgccatccctaccaAGAGGCAACAAACTAGTACATGGCACCAGAACCACCTGCTCAGAGCCTCGGACTATGTGCAATATGCATGACTATGTGCAATATGCAGCACAGCAGCAGCGTCCGCCGCCCGCCCGCTGCCCTAACATTGTTGCCGTTTAGGTTATCCGCAAGTGTTACTCCTAAATTTTtctccctatatcactttttttgTCACATTATCAACATTTCATTCCCTATGTTTTCATCCCCCGCAGCATtttcccctaaatactccccctgtaccacactacaactataaaatatcattttctatatctactaccaattttttatctactaacaattactcgtggcccCACAGCACAGTGTTGTAGAGGATGAACAGTGATCCCCTAGATtgagggggagagagaaggggatcGCGCGCTAGGGGGCGCTGCAGGGGGCAGCACTGCGGCCGTAGCGTGCCCCCTGCAGGcgccatgcaaggggagggggctgcccaGGGGGCAGCGTTGCAGACAGTCTTAGGCTATCCGCAAGCGTTGCCACTAaattttccccctatatcactttttcccTATTTTTCTCCCTATTTTTTCCATCTCACGCAACGGtttcccctaaatactccccctatacccccactacaactataaaatatcattttctatatcaactatcaattttttatctactaacaattactcgtagaCCCACATCACAGTGTTTGGggggatgaacagtgacacgctatatctggagggagagagaagggggcggCGCGTAGGGGGCGCTGTAGGGGGCAGCGCTGCAGCCGTAGAGTGCCCCCTACAGGcgccatgcaaggggagggggatgCCCAGCGTTCACCTCTGCGCACAGCCTTAGGCTATCCGCAagcgttacccctaaatttttccccctatatcactttttccccctattttcccccctatttttttatctcccgcagcggttccctctAAATACTCCCACTATACCCgattacaactataaaatatcattttctatatcagctattaattttttatctactaacaattactcgtggacccacagcatAGTGTTTGAggggatgaacagtgacacgctataTCTGAAAGGGAAGAGAAGGGGGCCGACGCGTAGAGGGTGTTGTTACGTTGTAGGGGGCAACGCTGCGGCCGTAGAGTGCCCCCTACAGGcgccatgcaaggggagggggcgcAAAACCTTTGTGTCACACTTGTGCTGcagcggccgccccgcgcccctaCGCAAGTTTAAATTTGGTTGACATGTCATAAAAGTGAGATATATAGAGGACGAAATTTAAATGGAACTTGTGCTCAGCGTCTAACCCTAAACCGCTGATGCAGAGGAGGCGGCAGAAGTGGAGACGTCAACTTGGCCAATGAATCTAGAAATACCAAATCGTCTCATAATTTCAAATTAAGGGAGTACTAAATAAGAAACATAGAACTAATAAAGAACTTGAAAACTAAGGCTACAAACAATAAGTCGAGCTCGGCTCAGTGAGCCAGACTCCTCGGTCACATTGCGAGCTGGGAGATAGATCGGCTCAGGCTTGTTGTCTCATTTTGATTTTAGAGCATAAATtgtatatttttattatatataaaataaaaatatatgtaAAAAATCCAGCTACATATTTCAAACTAAATTTAGCATTGAATccataaaaaataagaaaataaattaAAAACATAATAATATAACAACGTAGCACAATATTATTAGGCAGACTCCCGAGTCGACTCAAGTTCGCTCAGGGCTCGGCGTTTGAGCGAGTCATAAAAGTAGTCTCGATTCAGGCTTACAAACTCGCGAGCCTCTCCAAGCCTTAGCAAGCTCAAGCCAGTTCACGAGGCTCGAGCCTTTCCCCTGCTCTACTCAGTAGTTCTATAAATATCTGGCATAAGAAACATTCAAATCTAACAGAACATATAAATCTACACCTGCATCGAAAGCAGTTCAAGTTCAGAATCCATTACAAAAGAGTACATGATGCTAAACTAGCAAGAAACATGGTCCATGGAGCCTGCAAACTGTTGTGCCGTTACTTCTCAGTACGAAACCAGGCCTTTGTTTCCATCAGGGCTGCTGGACCTTGAGCTGCTGCTGCGCCTGCGGTTGTATCTGGAGCTCTCCCTCTTGGCTGGGGCAGCATCAGGAGATCTGGGTCCCAAGGGGTCCCGGCTCTTCGATCTGGACCTGTTGGCAGGAGGGCTGTGGTCAGGATCGCCTCCGCCATGACCTGATCGAGGCCTATCATTCACATTCTGTCTCGGTTCTGCAGGGCTGCGGCTACGTCTTGGGCTGGGGCGGTGATACCCTCCACGGTCATGGCGCCTCACTGGGCTGCGTGACCTACTCCTCATTCGTTCTCttcttgggtacctaaagtcatggACGTTAGTTAACAGTTTTGAGCCACTTCTAAAGTAGCATGACTTTGCACAAAATGGTACAAAAGGTAGAGAGCAAATTCAAAGGAAAACAGTTCTATTTTTATCATGGCAGTGGAAAAGGTGCTGGATCTATAAGCAATGCATGGTGATCTGGTGCTTCCACAGTGTATGGTGGTGATCTGGTGCTTGCACATGTAATCATCAACATAATATCTGAAGATCAAAATCAATCATGCAATTAAGTGTCCAGTATCCACGAAACCAATAAAACTTGGGAATTTAATCAAACCAGGTAAACTATGAAAGGGATGAACACAACATATTATTCTGTTACCAGGCACAAATGTGATTCACATTTTTCATCAGAAGTCGAAGAAAAAGAAGTTCATAAAGAGACAGTTAAAGCTTATAGTAATGACAGGTTTATCTAGATTAGATATGATAAAACATATTATTCTGTTACCAAGCACAAATGTGATTCACAGTTTTCATCAGAAGTCGAAGAAAAAGAAGTTCATAAAGAGAGATAGTTAAAGCTTATAGTAATGACAGGTTTATCTATATTAGATATGATAAAACATTTAATACCATGTTCTTTACTTGTTGGTGCTATTCTTTTAACCCATGAGGCCATGAGCAGTAATAATAGTTTGAATAATGTAAGCATTACAACCAATTAGCAATGGCTTCCAACTGACTATTTACAATGAGCAGATTGGATCCTAAAAACAAACTTATACTATTATACCCTATGGCATTAAACAATACATAAATAAGGATAAAATAATAGTTGGGAAGAAACAGGTTGTTTCTTTAAAGTTTAACGAACCTGGATGGGCTATTGGCTCTTGGCGAGCCATGGTATCTCCTTACTGGCGAGCGTCTACTGTAAGGACCATTTCTTTCATACCTGAACATGATGGGAAATCAGTACAAATGCCAAATCTGTCAAAATTTGATAAATAGTCTAATTTTTAAATTTACCTATTGAAATTGTTCCATCTATCATCTCTCCCTCCATCGTAGCGGGGTCGAACAGGGGGACGCTCGGGAGATGGCGTCCTGTATCGGCGTGCATACCCATACTTCTGAGTAAAACCACGTCCTTTCCTGATTCGTTGAGGTTGCCCATTGTCTGCAGAACCCACACCTAAATCTTTACCATTGGTGGACACAGAATCATTGCTTGGAAGGTGCCTTCCTTCACCAGTTCTAGACATGCCAGCCTCTGCATTATCACCACCAGTGTTGCCATCTACATTTACTGGTTTCGTTAAATTTACATCAACCTGAATGGGATTGTTCCTGGAGCTTCCACCTGGACCATTCCTATGTTTATAAAAATGGGTGTGCATTAGCCACTCAAGAGTAACTAGTCACTCAAAGTTGAACAGTACAAACTTTGCTCTGTTAATGTAGTTAATAGACATACCTATCTTCTGAATTGTAATTTCCAGATCTTTCATCAGCCCTGTTGCCATCTTTGTTTGAGGGTTTACTTCCATCATGTGATTGTGATCGATTGATGGTAGTAACTGTTTGTTCGTCTTTGTCCGCTTCTTGAAAAGTTCTTCCTTGTTCTGAAATTGTCATTTTGGTACTCTCTTTATCTGCTAGAGAAGGGAAATGATTACATACTTCAAAATTGAAGACAAAAAATTGAGGTGAAATGATCTCAGAATACTAAAAAAAAATAAATTATACATTATGGTAAAAACTATAAATAAATATAGCATATGAAACTTCAAACTATTAGCAGATATTGTAGCATACGCCATAGAAAGTTATCAACAGTTGCCTTCAGATAGAAAAAGGTAACTTGTCATTCATGTGAAAGTGTTTCATTTCACCGACTGGTATCAAAAGATAATATAAAGTTTGTTTAGTAAAAAACACACCACATCGATAAACAGTGAAGATTAATGATAACATGAATAAGGCACTAGGACAGTCagaatttttatttatttttaagtGATGCCATAAAGGCATTGCCAATGTAATAAACCAAATAGCAGCAGAAAAAATCCAACACAACATTCCTTCTTTAGCTAGGCATGGCAAGCTCACAGGCCAGAAATATATGCGCTCAAACTGACCTGACGTAGCAAATATGTAACCCACACATTAAATCTAATGGAATTAGGTTACTACCTTTCGGCAAGGAACGCTTGGTATGATGGCCACCCTTTTCACTGTCAGAACTGCTGTTATCTGTCTTTGAgcttactgaatcatcacttgaaCTCCCATGGCTCCTAAAGATAAACCACACCAAAAATAAGAAATTTCAGCAAGAAGCCATCCCATGCTAACGAAGTAGCGACTT
This portion of the Zea mays cultivar B73 chromosome 2, Zm-B73-REFERENCE-NAM-5.0, whole genome shotgun sequence genome encodes:
- the LOC100216837 gene encoding uncharacterized protein isoform X1; amino-acid sequence: MMKLKSGRRPFYKDVKLVDCRSGSSLPHLAAQAKFAAMNMKTEDVNPRRPVQVRRSRWALGDVTEVLDHNSWRLGKITEVLKNDYFVIRLVGCIQPREFHISCLRIPHDRKQLTVGGRDEEAQDAQDAQWITQYILKCRKWRMTICIAAAAMGMYYLDKYWNKADYRIPTESGYQWVMRSLGNRTYCYQNYRMHRNVFDLLHNVLVESYGLTSTRRMSSVETLAFFLWMCGTPQGMRQAEDRLFRSKETLSRKFEKVLNCLNKLAVDNIRPLDPEFTTIHPRLQSRRFSHYFDNCIGAIDGTHIPVVVPANQVVQHTGRKGYTSQNVLAICDFNMRFTFVVAGWHGSVHDMRVFKDAVDKYGNKFPHPPQASFILWIRDIPTGRVIWRRIEVQSTIFLSFSKVLCQENVHELELRAYRSTVRALHAAGPLTWEQESLLTNLRLSLNISNEEHLLQDHRRLVACVTRGCNSRVLYIEKSPEKFTCSCCT
- the LOC100384625 gene encoding Peptidyl-prolyl cis-trans isomerase CYP63-like — its product is MPKVKNPHVFMDISISGGSAERITFELLANVVPKTAENFRALCTGESGLGASTQKPLYYKGTHIHRIVKGFVVQGGDFSRGDGKGGESIYGGKFPDENFRLLHNQPGVLSMANSGPDTNGSQFFITFKALPHLDGKHVVFGKVVSGIALLKKLEAVGSETGNPSYQVKIVDCGEVSNTNSPDLLKGEKEKKLRTADGNSTAEGRAKLKKTSGDHKQRKKRKHYSSDSYSSDTSDSLSYSSDSGSDSESDSSMDTSSSSDHRRKRRKGSKKDKRKPTKRKGKHTRSKRKSRGSKRRSRRSHGSSSDDSVSSKTDNSSSDSEKGGHHTKRSLPKDKESTKMTISEQGRTFQEADKDEQTVTTINRSQSHDGSKPSNKDGNRADERSGNYNSEDRNGPGGSSRNNPIQVDVNLTKPVNVDGNTGGDNAEAGMSRTGEGRHLPSNDSVSTNGKDLGVGSADNGQPQRIRKGRGFTQKYGYARRYRTPSPERPPVRPRYDGGRDDRWNNFNRYERNGPYSRRSPVRRYHGSPRANSPSRYPRRERMRSRSRSPVRRHDRGGYHRPSPRRSRSPAEPRQNVNDRPRSGHGGGDPDHSPPANRSRSKSRDPLGPRSPDAAPAKRESSRYNRRRSSSSRSSSPDGNKGLVSY
- the LOC100216837 gene encoding uncharacterized protein isoform X3, whose amino-acid sequence is MMKLKSGRRPFYKDVKLVDCRSGSSLPHLAAQAKFAAMNMKTEDVNPRRPVQVRRSRWALGDVTEVLDHNSWRLGKITEVLKNDYFVIRLVGCIQPREFHISCLRIPHDRKQLTVGGRDEEAQDAQDAQWITQYILKCRKWRMTICIAAAAMGMYYLDKYWNKADYRIPTESGYQWVMRSLGNRTYCYQNYRMHRNVFDLLHNVLVESYGLTSTRRMSSVETLAFFLWMCGTPQGMRQAEDRLFRSKETLSRKFEKVLNCLNKLAVDNIRPLDPEFTTIHPRLQSRRFSHYFDNCIGAIDGTHIPVVVPANQVVQHTGRKGYTSQNVLAICDFNMRFTFVVAGWHGSVHDMRVFKDAVDKYGNKFPHPPQASFILWIRDIPTGRVIWRRIEVQSTIFLSFSKVLCQEDHLRREQMS
- the LOC100384625 gene encoding peptidyl-prolyl cis-trans isomerase CYP63-like isoform X1, encoding MPKVKNPHVFMDISISGGSAERITFELLANVVPKTAENFRALCTGESGLGASTQKPLYYKGTHIHRIVKGFVVQGGDFSRGDGKGGESIYGGKFPDENFRLLHNQPGVLSMANSGPDTNGSQFFITFKALPHLDGKHVVFGKVVSGIALLKKLEAVGSETGNPSYQVKIVDCGEVSNTNSPDLLKGEKEKKLRTADGNSTAEGRAKLKKTSGDHKQRKKRKHYSSDSYSSDTSDSLSYSSDSGSDSESDSSMDTSSSSDHRRKRRKGSKKDKRKPTKRKGKHTRSKRKSRGSKRRSRRSHGSSSDDSVSSKTDNSSSDSEKGGHHTKRSLPKADKESTKMTISEQGRTFQEADKDEQTVTTINRSQSHDGSKPSNKDGNRADERSGNYNSEDRNGPGGSSRNNPIQVDVNLTKPVNVDGNTGGDNAEAGMSRTGEGRHLPSNDSVSTNGKDLGVGSADNGQPQRIRKGRGFTQKYGYARRYRTPSPERPPVRPRYDGGRDDRWNNFNRYERNGPYSRRSPVRRYHGSPRANSPSRYPRRERMRSRSRSPVRRHDRGGYHRPSPRRSRSPAEPRQNVNDRPRSGHGGGDPDHSPPANRSRSKSRDPLGPRSPDAAPAKRESSRYNRRRSSSSRSSSPDGNKGLVSY
- the LOC100216837 gene encoding uncharacterized protein isoform X2: MMKLKSGRRPFYKDVKLVDCRSGSSLPHLAAQAKFAAMNMKTEDVNPRRPVQVRRSRWALGDVTEVLDHNSWRLGKITEVLKNDYFVIRLVGCIQPREFHISCLRIPHDRKQLTVGGRDEEAQDAQDAQWITQYILKCRKWRMTICIAAAAMGMYYLDKYWNKADYRIPTESGYQWVMRSLGNRTYCYQNYRMHRNVFDLLHNVLVESYGLTSTRRMSSVETLAFFLWMCGTPQGMRQAEDRLFRSKETLSRKFEKVLNCLNKLAVDNIRPLDPEFTTIHPRLQSRRFSHYFDNCIGAIDGTHIPVVVPANQVVQHTGRKGYTSQNVLAICDFNMRFTFVVAGWHGSVHDMRVFKDAVDKYGNKFPHPPQASFILWIRDIPTGRVIWRRIEVQSTIFLSFSKVLCQEVKKRFSILHTLRLGM